The sequence CGTCGGCGTCCCGGTCCCGGAACGGATCACCGGGGGCCGGCGGGCGCGGCCCGGAGCGGGCCTTGCGCAGGGCCACCACGGCGATCACCACCCCGGCCACTCCGACCAGGCACCCCAGCGCCGTTACCAGATACGCCACCGAACCGTTCACGACCGCCTCCCCACGTGCGTCGGCGGAGACGGTAACAACCCCGGTCACCTCGCCAAACAACTCGTCTGCTGAGTCATCGGTCAGCTACCGCCCGTGCTGGCTCCCGGCTGGCCGGGCGTCACCGCCCCCGGTATCACTGGCCGGCGAGCCGCTCCGCCGCGTACTCGCCGAGCGTGGTCTGGTCCATCAGGCAGCCGGTGAACGTGGTCAGCTCGCCCGGATCGTCGCGCAGCCGGGTCCAGGCCGCCCGGCCGGCCGCGTGGTCGACCGTGTCCAGCAGCGCGGCGGCGTACGCCTTCCCGGCCGGCGAGCCGTGTTCCAGCAGCCGGTCGAGCCGCTGCCGGACCTCCGCGGGGCGCTCCGCCAGCGCCCGCTCCAACTGCTGGTACGCCTCCGTGGCCGGCAGCAGCGTGCCGGCGATCCCCACCCCGCCGAAGGCGAGCGTGTCCGCCGCCGCCAACTCCTCGACCGCGGCGGCCAACTCCCGATCCCGCTTCATTCCTCCATCCTTGCCCACCGGCGGGCACCCCGATACCGGTCGGATCCGCGCTGCGGCGGATCCGACCGGTCGGGCGGGAGTGGATCAGGCGGCGGTGACGGTCAGGGCGTCCTTGCTGTCGGCCAGGTCGACCCGGACCGTGTCGCCGTCGCGGATCTGGCCGGCGAGCAGGGCCTTGGCGAGCTGGTCGCCGATCGCCGACTGCACCAGCCGGCGCAGCGGGCGGGCACCGTAGATCGGGTCGTACCCGTGCTCGGCCAGCCACACCCGGGCGGAGTCGCTGATTACCAGTCCCAAGCGGCGATCGGCGAGACGCTTCCGCATCCGGTCGAGCTGGATGTCGACGATGGCCCGCAGGTCCTCGCCCTGCAGCGCGGCGAACACCACGATGTCGTCGAGCCGATTGAGGAACTCCGGCTTGAAGTGCGACCGGACCACCGCGAGGACACCCTCGCGGCGCTCCCCCTCGGTCAGCGTCAGGTCGCTGATCACCGACGAGCCCAGGTTCGAGGTGAGGATCAGGATCGCGTTGCGGAAGTCCACCGTACGGCCCTGACCGTCGGTGAGCCGGCCGTCGTCGAGCACCTGGAGCAGCACGTCGAAAACGTCCGGGTGAGCCTTCTCCACCTCGTCCAGCAGCACCACCGAGTACGGCCGGCGGCGCACCGCCTCGGTGAGCTGGCCGCCCTCCTCGTAGCCGATGTAGCCGGGCGGGGCGCCGACCAGGCGGGCGACCGAGTGCTTCTCGCCGTACTCGCTCATGTCGATGCGGACCATGGCCCGCTCGTCGTCGAAGAGGAACTCGGCGAGCGCCTTGGCCAGCTCGGTCTTGCCCACGCCAGTCGGGCCGAGGAAGAGGAAGCTGCCGGTCGGGCGGTCCGGGTCGGCGACGCCGGCCCGGGCCCGGCGGACCGCGTCGGAGACCGCGCCGACCGCCTCGGACTGGCCGACCACGCGGGCACCCAGCGACTCCTCCATCCGCAGCAGCTTGGCCGTCTCGCCTTCGAGCAGCCGGCCGGCGGGGATGCCGGTCCAGGAGGCGACCACGGCGGCGATGTCGTCCGCGCCGACCTCCTCCTTGAGCATCGCGCCGTCGGCCTGGAGCCGGGCCAGCTCCTCCTCGGCCTGCTTCAGCTCGGCCTTGAGCGCGGGGATCCGGCCGTACCGCAGCTCGGCGGCGCGTTCCAGCTCGCCGTCACGCTCGGCCCGCTCGGCCTCGCCGCCCAGCCGCTCCAGCTCCTCCTTGGCGGTGGAGAGCTTGGCGATGTGGCTCTTCTCCAGCTGCCAGCGCTCGGAGAGCGCGGTGAGCTGCTCGCGCTTGTCGGCCAGCTCCTTGCGCAGCCGTTCGAGGCGCTCGGCGGAGGCGGCGTCCGGCTCCTTGGCCAGCGCCATCTCCTCGATCTCCAGCCGGCGCACGGCCCGCTCGATCTCGTCCACCTCCACCGGGCGGGAGTCGATCTCCATCCGGAGCCGGGACGCGGACTCGTCGACCAGGTCGATCGCCTTGTCCGGCAGGAACCGGTCGGTGATGTAGCGGTCGGAGAGGGTGGCGGCGGCGACCAGCGCGGCGTCGGTGATCCGTACGCCGTGGTGCACCTCGTAGCGCTCCTTCAGGCCGCGCAGGATGCCGATGGTGTCCTCGATGGTCGGCTCGCCGACCAGCACCGGCTGGAAGCGGCGCTCCAGCGCCGGGTCCTTCTCGATGTGCTCGCGGTACTCGTCGAGGGTGGTCGCGCCGACCATCCGCAGCTCGCCCCGGGCGAGCATCGGCTTGAGCATGTTGCCGGCGTCCATCGAGCCCTCGCCCTTGCCGGCGCCGACCACGGTGTGCAGCTCGTCGAGGAAGGTGATCACCTGGCCGTTGGAGTTCTTGATCTCCTCCAGCACGGACTTCAGCCGCTCCTCGAACTGGCCGCGGTACTGCGCGCCGGCCACCATCGCGCCCAGGTCGAGCGAGACGAGCTTCTTGTCCCGCAGCGACTCGGGCACGTCACCGGCGACGATCCGCTGGGCCAGGCCCTCGACGATCGCGGTCTTGCCGACACCCGGCTCACCGATCAGCACCGGGTTGTTCTTGGTACGCCGGGAGAGCACCTGGATCACCCGGCGGATCTCCGAGTCGCGGCCGATGACCGGGTCGATCTTGCCCTCGCGGGCGCTGGCGGTCAGGTCCACGCCGTACTTGGCGAGGGCCTGATAGGTCTGCTCGGGGTC comes from Micromonospora viridifaciens and encodes:
- the clpB gene encoding ATP-dependent chaperone ClpB produces the protein MNTERLTTKSRETITGAVALANQRGHATVEPWHLLLSLLDTEGSTAAGLLRAVGADPAELRRVAQRSVDSLPAAHGSSIAEPTLAREFVNAIGAAEQIARPLGDEYTSTEHLLAGLARVGGAVSVALRNAGATEENLVAAFPTVRGGDRRVTTADPEQTYQALAKYGVDLTASAREGKIDPVIGRDSEIRRVIQVLSRRTKNNPVLIGEPGVGKTAIVEGLAQRIVAGDVPESLRDKKLVSLDLGAMVAGAQYRGQFEERLKSVLEEIKNSNGQVITFLDELHTVVGAGKGEGSMDAGNMLKPMLARGELRMVGATTLDEYREHIEKDPALERRFQPVLVGEPTIEDTIGILRGLKERYEVHHGVRITDAALVAAATLSDRYITDRFLPDKAIDLVDESASRLRMEIDSRPVEVDEIERAVRRLEIEEMALAKEPDAASAERLERLRKELADKREQLTALSERWQLEKSHIAKLSTAKEELERLGGEAERAERDGELERAAELRYGRIPALKAELKQAEEELARLQADGAMLKEEVGADDIAAVVASWTGIPAGRLLEGETAKLLRMEESLGARVVGQSEAVGAVSDAVRRARAGVADPDRPTGSFLFLGPTGVGKTELAKALAEFLFDDERAMVRIDMSEYGEKHSVARLVGAPPGYIGYEEGGQLTEAVRRRPYSVVLLDEVEKAHPDVFDVLLQVLDDGRLTDGQGRTVDFRNAILILTSNLGSSVISDLTLTEGERREGVLAVVRSHFKPEFLNRLDDIVVFAALQGEDLRAIVDIQLDRMRKRLADRRLGLVISDSARVWLAEHGYDPIYGARPLRRLVQSAIGDQLAKALLAGQIRDGDTVRVDLADSKDALTVTAA